AAAAAAATGAAAGTAAAATAGTATTTTTACAGAAAATAAGGATTTTTATTCTGTTAAATCAAGCTAAAAATAGCTTTAATAATCAATGTTTAGCATATTATGCTGATTTGTTGAATTGTTACAGCAAGTTATCTAGTCATTATTACAGTTTATAGAGCTATTTTCTTTGACATATTTTTCATCATTTTTTAGATTAAAAGGAGATATCTATCACATTTTTTTAAAAATCCCCTTGCAATTAAAATAATAATCCCTAGACTTAAAAAAATTAATTTGAAAAATATTATTTTGAACCCAGTCTTTATTTATAAATGGAGCTTAAATTATGCAGTCAAAATTCCGTCTTTCATTGTTAGCCACCTCTTTAGTATTAGGCTTATCAGCTAATGTTTTTGCAGCCAAAGTGCCGGAAGGTACAGCATTAGCAGACAAACAAGAAATTGTTATTAATAACGGCTCTGAGCCTTCAAGTTTTGACCCGCATAAAATTGAAGGTGTGCCTGAGTCTCAAGTTGCTTATCAGCTTTTTGAAGGCTTAGTGACCAAAGATGCTGATGGTAATATCCAACCGGGGGTGGCGGAATCTTGGGAAAGCACACCGGATTATAAGACTTGGACATTTAAATTACGTAAAGATGCTAAATGGTCTAACGGCGAGCCGGTAACCGCTCACGATTTCGTTTTCTCTTGGCAGCGTTTAGTGAACCCACTCACTGCTTCACCTTACTCAAGTTACTTAACTTATTTGAATGTTGAAAATGCTCAAGACATTATTGATGGAAAGAAAAAACCGGAAGAGCTAGCGGTGAAAGCGGTTGATGATCACACTTTCCAAGTGCAATTAAGCCAGCCAATTCCTTATGCAGCAGAGCTTGTAACTCACTCTTCTGTTTTACCTGTGCATAAAGCAACAGTAGAAAAATTAGGTGATGCGTGGGTGAAAAAAGGAAATTTAGTAGGTAATGGTGCTTATACTTTAGCAGATCACATCATTAATGAGAAAATCGTTTTTGCCCGTAACCCGAATTACTGGAACGACAAAGAAACTGTGATTAATAAAGCGACTTTCTTAGCTATTCCTAATGCGACAACTGATGTAGCTCGTTATCGTGCGGGTGATTTGGATATGACGAACTATTCCTTACCACCGGAGCAGTTTGCAACTCTTAAAAAAGAGATTCCAAATGAAGTATTCACAGCAAGAACACTTTCAACCTATTACTACGAGTTTAACCACAAACGTGCTCCATTTGATAATGTGAAAGTGCGTGAAGCATTAAACTTAGCTTTAGATCGTAACATCATCACCGATAAAGTATTAGGGCAAGGTCAAACTCCAACCTATGTGTTTACGCCTCCTTATATCCACGAAGGGGATAAAATCCAGCAGCCGGCGTATTCAACGCAACCAATGGCAGAACGTAAAGCAAAAGCATTGAAATTGTTGGAAGAAGCGGGTTATAGCAAATCGAACCCACTGAAATTCACAGTTCTTTATAATACTAACGATAACCACAAGAAAATTGCGATTGCGGTTTCGTCCTTATGGAAACAAGGTACAGATGGTATTGTGGATGTGAAATTAGAGAACCAAGAGTGGAAAACATTCTTAGATACACGCCGTAATGCAAACTACGATGTTTCTCGTGCTGGCTGGGCGGCAGACTATAACCAAGCCTCGACCTTCATTAAGTACTTCTTATCGAATTCCAGCAACAATACGGCATTCTATAAGAACCAAGCCTACGATGCTGCGGTAGCAGAATCTTACAAAGCAACCGATGCCGCAGGTCGTGCAGCTGCTTATGCGAAAGCAGAAGAGCAGTTAGCGAAAGATTTTGCTATTATGCCGATTTACAACTATGTCAATCCACGCTTGGTGAAACCTTATGTGAAAGGCTATGAAGGTAAAGATCCACAAGATGATATTTTACTTCGTAACTTATACATCGTGAAATAATCATTTTTAGGTTTAGGCTGCTTATTGAAAAATAAGCAGCCTAATTTTTTGAGGAAAATATGGTAGTAAAACGGTTTTCGATTTATGGTCGGGTTCAAGGTGTTGCTTTTCGTTTTTTCACGTTAAAAGAAGCTGAAAAATTGGGAGTGAAAGGCTATGTGAGAAACTGCAATGATGGCTCGGTAGAAGTTATTGCAACGGCAGATGAGTTAGCAATGGCTCAGTTTGAACAATGGTTACATCAAGGTTCACCTTCTGCAAAAGTAGAGCGAGTGATCGTTAGTGATTATAGTAGTGGAGAAACCTTTGATAGGTTTGAGATAAAAGGTTAAAAATAACAAACAAGCGGTCGTTTTTAGTAAAAAATTTACAAAATTCGACCGCTTGTAGTTTGAGGTTATCTAATCTAACGCTTTTTCGATTTTCTCGAATAAATCACGAGCGAGATTATCCATCTCACGTAAACGCTCTAAACCACGACGCATCAAGGTTTGGCGTTGATTATCGTAACGAGAGAGTTTAATGAGTGGTTCAATAAGTCGTGCAGCCACTTGTGGGTTGCTTTCATTTAGTTTGATAAGGGTATCGACTAAGAAACGATAACCTGAGCCATCAATAGCGTGGAAGGCTTTCGGGTTTTGACCGCAGAATGCTCCTACTAATGAACGTAGTCGGTTTGGATTGTTAAAGTTAAAACTTGGGTGTTCCATTAAACTTTGTACAATCGCCAATACGTTTTCATCCGGGCGGGTGGCTTGGAGCATAAACCATTTGTCCATTACTAAGCCATCGTGTTTCCATTTTTCCTCAAAATCTGCCAATAATGCATCACGGCAACTTAGCTGTGCTTTAGTCGCTGCTTGTAATGCGGCTAGCGTATCAGTCATATTGTCTGCATTATTGTAATGTTTATGCACAAGGGTATTACCTAAGTCAGTAAAGGCTAAATAACTTAAGC
The sequence above is a segment of the Mannheimia bovis genome. Coding sequences within it:
- a CDS encoding ABC transporter substrate-binding protein; translation: MQSKFRLSLLATSLVLGLSANVFAAKVPEGTALADKQEIVINNGSEPSSFDPHKIEGVPESQVAYQLFEGLVTKDADGNIQPGVAESWESTPDYKTWTFKLRKDAKWSNGEPVTAHDFVFSWQRLVNPLTASPYSSYLTYLNVENAQDIIDGKKKPEELAVKAVDDHTFQVQLSQPIPYAAELVTHSSVLPVHKATVEKLGDAWVKKGNLVGNGAYTLADHIINEKIVFARNPNYWNDKETVINKATFLAIPNATTDVARYRAGDLDMTNYSLPPEQFATLKKEIPNEVFTARTLSTYYYEFNHKRAPFDNVKVREALNLALDRNIITDKVLGQGQTPTYVFTPPYIHEGDKIQQPAYSTQPMAERKAKALKLLEEAGYSKSNPLKFTVLYNTNDNHKKIAIAVSSLWKQGTDGIVDVKLENQEWKTFLDTRRNANYDVSRAGWAADYNQASTFIKYFLSNSSNNTAFYKNQAYDAAVAESYKATDAAGRAAAYAKAEEQLAKDFAIMPIYNYVNPRLVKPYVKGYEGKDPQDDILLRNLYIVK
- a CDS encoding acylphosphatase gives rise to the protein MVVKRFSIYGRVQGVAFRFFTLKEAEKLGVKGYVRNCNDGSVEVIATADELAMAQFEQWLHQGSPSAKVERVIVSDYSSGETFDRFEIKG